Proteins from one Chitinophaga oryzae genomic window:
- a CDS encoding SusC/RagA family TonB-linked outer membrane protein: MKFPIPGWQGKPLRLFSLMMCWLLSVCVYTSPLSAQSKTVTIKGRVTSQTGEPLPGANIVVKGSTRGVTTNTDGTFKLEVPANVSIKITYTGFISRELKVENADMNNVSISLATDKGELNEVVVVGYGTQKRSDVTGSITSINAQALRDIPAANLTSILKGQGAGIDIQKSGGNSKPGAKPTILIRGTRSLKAGNSPLFVVDGIPFNGDINDLNPDDITSVDVLKDASSTAIYGSRGANGVILVTTKRGKSGKAVVTYSGYAGFVKPAGKYDLMNAQQYADLKKWAYWNGTQDPPLKYSGPDDPQILIDGFDAEERRQLAKGISTDWQDLIYKTGIMTNHQVGISGGNEKTQFAASAGYYKETGVYPGQAFERFTVKVSVDHQINNIFKIGVSSLNNFSTTTGEGVNPMGQALRASPMAPAYDSNGAVINDFLAGSQKQIWNPLADFLPGATVEKRKRNGTFTTAYLDVNILPGLKYRFNGGAEIKSDNYGNFYGSKTTNNLGSLNTSENKYGSDVNYTLENLLTYDKRFGKHHVNFTGLYSLQESRSQSNSYNNNTLLSDELQYFNATYGLNLAGSGSESKWDIVSYMGRLNYSFKDRYLLTLTARSDGSSRLAPGNKFKGFPSAAAGWIMSNEDFMRDSRVFSNLKLRASYGRTGNTAINPYQTLGALKGINYNYGSTNVTGVFINTAPNAALQWEYTTTANFAVDFGLFNNRITGSAEVYSAQTSNLLLPLHLPGTSGIPGDVLVNVGKTQNKGIDIHLSTVNIQGKGNGDFTWTSDLNFFINRGKITELYNGIQQDISNGWFVGQPIGAIYDYQRIGIWQNNKSDSLLAQRYGQKVTGNSSVIGTIRVKDVNNDSTFSDADKTIVGSPQARWEGGMTNRFSYKGFDLTVVMYARIGSTLNSKLYGGGFANTFQGNYNNLNVPYWTPYNGENHFPKPNQSRTQTQYNSTLGYFDGSYLKIRTLSLGYNVPGAFVQKLKARSLRVYVTAQDPFIFFSDYRNKYHGVDPESAGNINADTPATWSMLFGVNLTL, from the coding sequence ATGAAATTCCCGATCCCAGGATGGCAGGGCAAACCCCTGCGCCTGTTTTCTCTCATGATGTGCTGGTTATTGTCTGTATGCGTATATACCTCACCGTTATCCGCACAGAGCAAAACCGTCACCATCAAAGGCCGTGTAACCTCCCAAACAGGGGAACCACTGCCCGGCGCCAATATCGTGGTAAAAGGTTCCACCCGCGGCGTTACCACCAATACAGACGGTACTTTTAAGTTAGAGGTGCCTGCAAACGTTTCCATAAAAATCACCTACACCGGCTTCATCTCCCGGGAACTGAAAGTGGAAAATGCAGACATGAACAACGTCAGCATCTCCCTTGCGACCGACAAAGGAGAGCTCAATGAAGTAGTAGTGGTCGGTTATGGTACGCAGAAACGTTCCGACGTTACCGGCTCCATCACCTCCATCAACGCACAGGCACTCCGCGATATCCCGGCCGCTAACCTCACCTCCATCCTCAAAGGACAAGGCGCCGGCATCGATATCCAAAAAAGCGGCGGCAACAGCAAACCCGGAGCCAAACCCACCATCCTCATCCGCGGTACCCGTTCCCTCAAGGCGGGTAACTCACCCCTGTTTGTGGTAGACGGTATCCCGTTCAACGGCGACATCAACGACCTGAACCCGGACGATATCACCTCGGTAGACGTGCTGAAAGACGCTTCCTCCACCGCTATCTATGGCTCCCGCGGCGCCAACGGCGTCATCCTCGTCACCACCAAACGTGGCAAAAGCGGTAAAGCAGTAGTCACCTACAGCGGCTACGCCGGCTTCGTAAAACCCGCCGGAAAATACGACCTCATGAACGCCCAACAATACGCCGATCTGAAAAAATGGGCCTACTGGAACGGCACACAGGACCCGCCACTGAAATACAGTGGCCCCGATGATCCGCAAATCCTCATCGACGGCTTCGACGCTGAAGAAAGAAGGCAGCTGGCTAAAGGCATCAGCACCGACTGGCAGGACCTGATCTATAAAACAGGTATCATGACCAACCACCAGGTCGGCATCTCCGGTGGCAACGAAAAAACACAATTCGCCGCCTCTGCCGGCTACTACAAGGAAACAGGCGTTTATCCCGGTCAGGCCTTCGAACGCTTCACCGTGAAAGTAAGCGTAGACCATCAGATCAATAACATCTTCAAAATAGGCGTCAGCTCACTCAACAACTTCTCCACCACCACCGGTGAAGGCGTCAACCCGATGGGACAAGCCCTGAGAGCCAGCCCCATGGCGCCTGCATACGACAGCAACGGCGCCGTGATCAACGACTTCCTCGCCGGCAGCCAGAAACAGATCTGGAACCCGCTGGCCGACTTCCTCCCCGGCGCCACCGTGGAGAAAAGAAAACGGAACGGCACTTTCACCACCGCCTACCTGGACGTGAATATCCTGCCGGGACTGAAATACCGCTTCAACGGCGGCGCTGAAATCAAAAGCGATAACTACGGCAATTTCTACGGCAGCAAAACCACCAATAACCTCGGCAGCCTTAATACCAGCGAAAACAAATACGGCTCCGATGTCAACTACACCCTGGAAAACCTGCTGACCTACGACAAACGCTTCGGCAAACATCATGTAAATTTCACCGGATTATACAGCTTACAGGAATCCCGCAGCCAGTCCAACAGCTATAACAACAACACCCTGCTGTCTGATGAACTGCAATACTTCAACGCTACCTATGGCCTCAACCTCGCCGGCAGCGGCTCCGAAAGCAAGTGGGACATCGTGTCCTACATGGGACGCCTCAACTACAGCTTTAAAGACCGTTACCTGCTCACCCTCACCGCCCGCAGCGACGGCAGTTCCCGCCTCGCGCCCGGCAACAAGTTCAAGGGTTTTCCCTCCGCCGCGGCAGGCTGGATCATGAGCAATGAAGATTTCATGCGCGACTCCCGCGTATTCTCCAACCTGAAGCTCCGCGCCAGCTACGGCCGCACCGGCAATACCGCCATCAACCCTTACCAGACGCTCGGCGCACTGAAAGGCATCAACTACAACTACGGTTCCACCAACGTTACCGGCGTGTTCATCAATACGGCGCCCAATGCGGCGTTACAGTGGGAATACACCACCACCGCCAACTTCGCGGTGGATTTCGGACTGTTCAACAACCGCATCACCGGTAGCGCGGAAGTGTATTCCGCTCAAACCAGCAACCTGCTGCTCCCGCTCCACCTGCCCGGTACCTCCGGCATCCCCGGCGATGTGCTGGTCAACGTAGGCAAAACACAAAACAAAGGGATCGATATACATCTCTCTACGGTCAACATACAAGGTAAAGGCAACGGTGATTTCACCTGGACGTCTGACCTGAATTTCTTCATCAACAGAGGCAAAATCACAGAGCTGTACAACGGTATCCAGCAGGACATCTCCAATGGCTGGTTCGTTGGTCAGCCCATCGGCGCCATCTACGACTATCAGCGCATCGGCATCTGGCAGAATAACAAATCCGATTCACTCCTGGCACAACGCTACGGACAGAAAGTCACCGGCAACTCCTCCGTGATCGGCACCATCCGCGTGAAAGATGTCAACAACGACAGCACTTTCAGCGATGCCGACAAAACTATTGTTGGCTCTCCGCAAGCCAGATGGGAAGGAGGCATGACCAACCGCTTCAGCTACAAAGGCTTCGATCTCACCGTAGTGATGTATGCGCGCATCGGCAGCACGCTCAACAGCAAACTGTATGGCGGCGGCTTTGCCAACACTTTCCAGGGTAACTACAACAACCTGAACGTGCCCTACTGGACGCCTTACAACGGAGAAAATCATTTTCCCAAACCCAACCAGTCCAGAACACAGACGCAATACAATTCCACACTGGGTTACTTCGACGGCAGCTATCTGAAGATCAGGACGCTGAGCCTGGGCTACAACGTTCCGGGCGCTTTTGTACAAAAACTGAAAGCCCGGTCCCTGCGGGTGTACGTGACTGCGCAGGACCCGTTCATCTTCTTCTCCGATTACCGCAACAAGTACCACGGCGTAGACCCGGAATCTGCCGGCAATATCAATGCAGACACACCGGCCACCTGGTCCATGCTCTTCGGTGTAAACCTTACTTTATAA